The Ferrimicrobium sp. genomic sequence CTTCCCTAGTTGCACCGACAATCGCGCAATCCCAACCCATAGTACTCGCTCCACGATGCAGCCAGCCGGTCGCCTGGCCCGGCGAGGTTCCCGGACGTGCTCCTCACGCACTCGCATCGACCGCACACCGCCGCAACCGTCCCAACGTGAGCACACCGATGTCTGATATCGACCCATCGGCCGCGCAGCTGATCTCTCCGCTGACGTTACTTCAAAAGAGAGAAGGGCTCTACCACCGCGTAATCTGCTACCGTGGCCCCCTCCCGGATCGACACATAGGGACCAGCCTGCACCGACGCACCGATGACCGCCCCAGCGGCATCAACCCTAACCAACCTACTCCCGTCACCGACCTCGGTGTCGAGGAGACTCGATTCGGGACCGATCTCCGCCGAGTGGCCGATTCTCGTGCGGCCAAGCAACAGCGTGTTGGGCCAGATCGTACTCCCCCGACCGATCTTGACCTCGGCGTCGATCGTGATGGTCTCCGGTCGTACCATCATCACACCCGCTTTGAGGTGTCGAGCAAGGATTCGCTCTCGCATGATCTCCTCTGCCTCAACGAGCTGTGGTAAGTCGTTCACCCCTTGGGTCTCATGTGCATCAGCCACCGGCATGACTCCCACCTGATAGCCAGCCTGGGCGAGCAGGCCGATCGTGTCCGTAAGGTAGTACTCTCGCTGTGAGTTCGACGGGGCAAGGCGTCGAATGGCAACCGGCAGCACGGCTAAGTCAAAAAGGTAAATCCCCGTGTTCACCTCACGGATTTCGACCTCGTCACCGACAAGGTCGCGGTCCTCCACAATCCCACTAACCGCGCCTTTCGCTGTACGGACGATACGTCCATACCCAGCTGGGTCAGGCACCTCCATGGTGAGAATCGTCACCGCATTACCAGCCTGGGCATGGGTTTTGGCGAGCTCACGCAGCGTGGCCGAACGCACGAGCGGAGTGTCCGAAGGGAGTATCACTACCTCAGAACCCGATCCTCCCACCCCGGGCAGCAGATCCGGCAATCTCGAGAGGCCCGCTGACACGGCATCGCCGGTGCCACGCTGCTCGGGCTGACGCACCGTGACGATCTCCGCGGCACTGGGTGTGGATCCGCGCAACTCTCGTTCCACAAGGTCGGCCTGGTGACCGACCACCACGACGACACGTTCGAGACCATCAACACCAAGCACCGCTCGCATCACATGTCCCAACATGGAGACTCCACAGAGCTTCATAAGCGGCTTTGGCCTCTCGGATGCCATTCGCGTTCCTTTGCCAGCGGCAAGGACCATCGCATAACGAAGCGACACTATACCCTCCTCTCCCTTCCAAGATTACTTGCTCATGCGTTGAAAGACGTAAGTGGTCACACTAAAGGGCTGACTAAGCGTCGCGACGATGGAGCCAGTCACCGTAGGGTTCGCCACCGGTCGCAGGCTGGCCGTGAAGGAGGTCTCCACGCTGTATTTGGGTACCATCCGTGGGGATCCGTTCGGAAACTCAAGAATGAAGGGGATCGGGGGCGATCCCTCCGGCGAACGATTGATGGCGACCACCACCTCCAGATCACCCTCGCGCGCGGCCAACGCCTTGATACGAGAATCGGAGGTCGCCACCTGGTACAGTTGGGCCCCCGGGCGGAGATAACGCGAGAAGTTCGCCAACACCCAGTAGCGTTTGGTCAAATAGAGGTGGTAATCGCCAATGGCACCTCCATTGAGGTCGAAGTAGATCAGACCATCGTTGCGACCCAGGGCGTTGATATCGCCAAAGCAGGTCGGGTCCGATGCGGGATCGCACCCGAGATCTGGAGAGAGTGCCAACCACCAATCAAAGGCTGAAGCTCCCGCCACCATCAGGTCGTTATAGATGGTGTCGGCGAGCCAGATGCCTGAGATCATCGTGGGATCGTACTGATAGGCAAACCCATTGGGAGTATGGCAGCAGATCTCACTCGCCCAAACCTGGTGATGAAGATGGTGAGCCAACAGGTACACCTCATGAAGGGTCGTGGCATCAGGGTAGTCGTACCCATGAAAAGTCAGCGCAGCGACCGCCTTGGAGGCCCCAGGATAACTGAGCCACTTCGACGTGTTGGCAAGGAAGCCGTTCGCGACAAAAGCGGACTCGTCGGCGATCACGTGACACCACGGAGCGAAACGTCGCAGGTCAGCAGCGAGCGCCACCACCAGTGGGCCACGCTCATCAATCGGAACCGCCATCCCCTCTTGGTGGCAGGACGCCTGAGAACCAACTGGCTCATTCATGGGTGAGACATAGGAGAGTTTGATGCCGAAATGAGAACGGATCCCTTGGACGGTCTCGGCCAGCTCGAGCGCATAGGCGGGTATCGCTGATGCCATGAGGGTTCCCCCGCAACTCTGATGGTTGGAGGTAAAGGCAGGTGGTGCGGCATTGACGAAACCAACCAGGTCGTGAACCCCTGCGTTGGCGGCTTGGCGCAGGAAATAGACTGCCTGGCTGTCGGTGCCGAAGTTGAAGGTCCCATTGGGTTGGTACCAGGTAGGCGGTGCCTTCCACCAGGTGGTGACGCCAACCCCACCCCCACCGATATTGAAGCGAAACTGCGAGAGCGCCAAGCCATGCGCACCATAGAGCAGCTGGCCGATGCGCCGTCGATCACGGGGTCCCAGCGCATAGGCAGGATCGGACCACCACGCACCCGAGGCGCCGATGCCGACCAGCCGGTGCGAGGGGCTCGAGGCGACAGCACCCACCACAGTAGCCTGACGCGGTTGATCTAATGAGACCGCCGTCACGGGCGCCAGCGTAACGCCAGCATCGAGTACGAGGACTACAGCTACGACGAGGGAGGCGAGGAAAGCCCCCGCCAACCCCAACCTTCGTCCTAGCGAGCGTCCCTCAGTTGATCGACGTGTGGGCACAGTTGACCATGGCTCGCCAGTTCAAGGACGATCGGCACGCACGTGATCGCGCATCGCGCAACGACCGTGCGTCACCGCGCACGGCTCCACACGGATGGTGCACGACGCCCCTCCGTGCAAAGATGGACTGACCCAGCTCACCAAGGGCCCGCGTACCGGTGCATGCGTGTTGATCCATCACGATCACAACCTACCCGCGGCCAGACAGTGCCAAGGGGCCCCCGCAGGAGACTCTCACGAACCTCTCAGGTCTTGGTGTCACCAGGGAGGCACGCGATCCTTCATGCGAGTTCCCCAGCGAGGCCAAGGTTCGAGAGCAGGAACCTGGTGCGGCTCTTGGCCACCCGGCTAAGACTTGCCACGTCGGCCGGAGCGTGCCGGCTCGCCGGCAATACCACGAGTTCGATATCCTTCGAAAGCTCGTTGGCACGCCCGAGCAGTGAGGCGGTGTGACCAAAATGGACATTCTCGTCCATCATGCCGTGGATAATCATGAGTTTTCCGCGGAGTCCCTCCAGTTCATCAAGGACCGATGAGCGCTCATAGCCCGTCGCATTCTCGATTGGGTCCCCAAGATAGCGCTCGGTGTAGGCGGTGTCATACCAGCGAAAATCCACCACCGGTGCGCCCGCAACACCGACGCCAAACACCTCTGGCGCTCGCGTCAGCGCGAGCAGAGTCATGTAGCCTCCATAGCTCCAGCCATAGATTCCTACCCGTTCAGGGTCAAGCCGGTAACGGCGTTGGCAGTACTCCACGCCCCGCAGTTGATCCTCCAGTTCGATCTGGCCAAAGCGACCGCGCAGGTGCGCCTCAAAGTCCAGGCCCCGGCCATAGCTTCCACGATTGTCGAGTTTGACCACCACCGCACCCTGTTGAGCAAGGTACTGTGCCTGAAGATCCATGGTCAGGCCAAAGTGATCCACCACCAGCTGAGCGTGTGGTCCGCCGTACACGGACACGATCAGTGGTGCTCCCTCACGCCGCTGTGGAGGAGGAAGATACACCGCCCCATACAAGGTCTCACCGGTCGCCGATGTGAGTTCGATCATCTCTGGTTCCACCAGCGCAAAAGGTACCGAAGTCGACCGAATCGATACCTCCTCGCCAGGGGTATCAAGCATCGCGACCGGAGAGCGGTCGCGAGAGGAAGCGTTCACATAGGTGCTACGACCATCGGGTGCTAGGACTCCTGTCGCGGCCCCATACCCAACGGCTACTCGCTCGAAATGCTGCGACACGAGGTCAACCCGATAGATCCACTCTTGGGTTGGTGTAGCTCCGGTGGCGACCACCAGTGCCGTGGTGCCCTCAACGCCGAGGAGCTCGCGAATGACGACCGCTCCGATCTGTGTGCGAGTACCATCTGGCTGGAGGCGAATGAGATGGCGTTGACCCTCCTTGGCCTCCGACGTCGTCACAAGATCACCACCGGCCGCGAACTCTCGTTCTGGGAGATTGATCCACGGGTCACCGTGCTCGACGTCGAGCTCGGCGAGCGATCCATCGCTTGGCCGGTACACCCAACGGGTGAGGCGGTCCTGGGCTCGATTGATGGAAGCGATCACCACTCGATCCCGGTCGAGCCACACCACATTGGCTAGATAGCTCTGGTCATCAAAACTCTTGATCACCGTTCTGTTACGCGTCTCGAGATCGAAGAGACAGAGCACGACGGAGGCATTGGTCGCTCCTACCATCGGATAACGGAAGCGCTCCACCATATTCGGGTGGACATCGGTGCGCACGATCAGGTGCTCCGCCACCTTGGACTCGTCGATCTCCGTGTAGACCAGCATGCGCCCCTGCGGATCGAGCCAGAGCCCGTTCATCCGGCCAAGCTCCTCCTGAGCCACGTACTCGGCCAAGCCAACCGACATGCCATCCCCCGCTGCCACCACGAGACGCTCCCGCCGGCCGTCCCCAAAAACTACGACGAGTTCGGTTCCCGTCGTCGCAACGAAACAGTCGTCACCACATCGTTGGAGATGTTGGAGACCGGTGAAGTCGTATCCGCTGATCGCAGCACCATCGGGTAAGCCAACAAGCTGGAACGTACCACCGATGTTGACCAGCGCACGTTCATCGTCAAGGATCTGAAAGCCGCCGACGCCACCAAGGGTCTGTCGTAATCGTTGTTTACGCAACTCCTCTTCGAGCGTCTCAGCCTCGTGAGCCTCCCCCCCACCTGGGGCGGCAACGACGAGGTGTTCTTTCTTGTTGGCGATGTCAAAACGAAAAAGACCAAGACGATCACCGGTGTGCGGCGCAAGGTAATACAGATCGGTTCCGCGAGGGGTAAAGGCGACCTGACTCGGCAGCGTCATGCCGGGAATGGGTCGCAGGGCGAGGTCGGAGAGTCTCAATGGTGATGACGATTGCATAGACCAACCCTAGCGTGCACCTGAATGAGGGGCTCAACTCGTTACGAGTTGGGCCCCTCACCGGCCATCTCTACGCAAAGCGCGTGCCGCCAATCAGAGCTTGGTGTAGTCCGATGTCGGTCGCGCCAACGTAGTGGGCTCGAAGGCGTTCGGCACCGGATAGGTGCCCAAGATAAAGTTGAGAATCGCTGAGTGCTGCATCTCGACTGGCTCGATGCTCGCTGCGGTCCGAATCGCGATGGGTTGGGCGAGGACTCCGATCGCCGAGAGATAGGTCTCCCCGGCGATATTCTCAATCTCTAGCGCCAGCTTTGCGAGATCAACGGTATTCGTTACCGAGGCAAAGTCCTTGTTCACCACTGGCGTGAGTACCGGATCCGTTGCCGTCACCGCCGACTTGCCAGCGGAACGCAGAATCGCATTCCATGCAGCTCCATGTTCCTTGTGCTGGGCGCGCGCCGTCTCGGCGAAGACCACCACCGCAGGAGGTACTGCACCTAACTTGCCCGCCTTGGCGGCGTTGATACCTGCCGTATAGGCATAGACCCCAAGGTTCTCGAGGCTCGCCGCTAAGGCAGCCACATGAAGATCGGTCAGCGTGGAGGCAGATAGCTCAGGAGCGCTGGAAGAGGAGGAGACCTTCGTCGCCGAGGAACTCGAACCACAGGCCGCAAGCAGCGCACCTGCGCCGACGGTAGCACCCACTCCGAGGAGAAAGGTACGTCGATTGAGACGAGAACGAGCCTCGACCTGTGATCGCTCTTGGGCGACCTCCTCGGCCCAATCCTTGGCACCCTCCTGGAGCGCTGGCAGGCTCACGTCGTGGTGAATCTCGTCAAGTTCAACGATCTTTGCATTGAGTTCAGCCTCACTGATCTCCATGGTGGCTCCCTTTCTGTTCCTTTGATTCTCTCGATTGCGGTGTATCACTTGACAGCTCCTTCCATGAGAGGACGAGCGTTAACGGTTGGGTAAAAGGCGTCGGGGAAGCCGATGGAGCCGGCAGCAGCGGGTAGTGCAGCCGCGTTGGGTGGCAACGCAATCAGCTGTGGAGCATTGCCCTTCAGCAACGCCTGCACAGCGAGCAGGATCGCGGCATGTTGTGCCTCAACACCCATCACCGACGCCGTCAAGGTGCGCGCACTCGACGAGGTGATCACCCCTGTCGCCTTCACATAGGTCTCTGCTGCAGCTTGCTCGAGCTCCAGCGCCAAGGCAACCACACCCTCAGGACCAGTGATTTTGGCCACCGCCGCCTTCACGACGGGAACGAGCGCGGGATCCGCACTGTTTTGCGGGGTTCCGCCAAGCGACTTGACGGCGGCGTTGAAGGCGCTCAGATGCTGCATGTGCTGGGCCATAGTGGTCTCGGCAAAGGCCTTGATCACGCCGTTGGCACTACTTCCACCGATATAGGGGAGCGTGAGTGCGGTCTTGTAGGTGTTGATGGCCAAGACCTCGATCGAGGCGTTGCTCTGGAGAATCTGGACATCAGTCGGGGTCGAGGCAAACGCTGGTGTCGACTCAAGGCTAAAGAGCGCCGCCCCAAAGCCTGCCGCCGCAAGAGCCCCTGCACCGAAGAGTCCAGTGCGCAACATACTTCGGCGTTCCTCGGCAACAGCCTCAGCCTCATAGGGATCGAGTTCCCCACGGCTGCGTAACTCCTGTCCGAGTTCGACGGTCTCTGCGAGACCCTGGTGAGCCTGTGCCATGGAATCCGACTGCAGATCAGATGATTGTTCGATAAGTTCATTCAATGGACGTGGATCAAAGGCTTCTTTGGTCACTATTTTCTCCTTTTGTGAGACGATTTCTAGAACGAATAGCGTTACAATTGCTGCGTATCTAAGGCACCTCCCTACTTCACAACAACAAGAGTTCCGGTCATAAACTGATGAATAAGACATAGAAATGGATACGTACCTGGCTTGTTATGGATAATGAAATGCACGGTGTGCCCCGGTGGGATCACCCCAGTATTGAAGCTACGATTGTCGGCAGTAAAGGTGTGCCCAACCGAATCCTCATTGTGGATGATGATCTCCTCACCTTGGTGGACGACCACTTCATCGGGGATAAATTGGAAATTACTGATCACAATGGTGGCCGACTTCCCCGATGCAGATGGACCAGGATGCAGATTCGATGCACCGACACTTGCAGCACTCGAACCGCAAGCCGCAAGGACTAACCCTCCCAAGAGTAGGACGATTGCACCGAAGATCATTACTCGAAGTTGTCTCATGTTAGAACTTCGAGACCACCACAATATCTGGATTGTAAAGAGGACGAATTAATTGCCCTACTGAGGTGATCTCAGCGAACGGCCCTCGGCGCGCGATGGGTCATCTGAGCATGGTGCAAGCGATGGTCCGCAAGAAGCCAGGCTCCATCAAGAGCCAGCGATGATGGCCAGGATCGCGACGAGGGCACTCATCCAGGCGACCTGGCGAGAGAGCCGACTCGCCCCACGCAGCGCCCGAACATCAGGTGGGGACCCCCCGAGGAACCGAGGTGTGCTGACCGCTCGGCCTCGATAGTGATTCACCCCTCCCAGATCGACACCGAGTGTGCCGGCGAAGGCCGCCTCAATCAGCCCCGCGTTCAGCGAGGGGTGTTGGGGAGCCAGTGTGATCAGGCGGCTGATGCGCCGACGTTGTTCACCATGAGCGCCAAGCCAGCTGACGATGACACCAAGAATCGCTGCAGGCGTCACCGCTAGGTCATCAACTTTTGCCGAGAAGTAGCCAAAGTTCTGGTAACGACGGTTCTGATGACCCACCATCGCATCGAGTGTGTTACTACTGCGAAAAGCCAGGGCACCGCTTAGGCCACCAACCGCGTACCACCACAGTGGACCTAGGACCGCATCCGTGGTGTTCTCAGCGAGCGACTCGATCGCTGCCCGAGCGATCTCCTCTACGCCAAGCCCAGCGGTGTCGCGACCAACAAGGTTTCCTAATCGTAGTCGTGCGCCGGACAGATCCCCCGCCTCGAGCAGCGCCGCAAGCGCCTCAGCCTCACGGACCAGCGATCGTCCCCCAAGGGTCAGCCACAGCCCAAGCGCCTCGACGATGCGTCCTCCTGACCAAAGGAGCGGAGGTAACACCAATGAAGGGACGAGCGCCAAGCTCCACAACGCCGCTCCGCTAGCCCTCGAGTCCGCATAGACGTGTCCCTCGAGCCTATCGACACCGATCCCAAACCAGCGGACCGGGTGCCACCGATTCGCAGGGTCACCGAGGAGTTCGTCGAGCACCATCGCGCCGAGAACGACGAGCGCCGAGGGTCGTCGGTAGCGAGATCTAGCCATGCACCCGTATCACCGCCGCCGCGAGGAGCATGCCCGATTCAGCGACCAGACCCACCGCACCGACCACATCACCGGTGATCCCCCCAAGGCGCCGAACGGCAAAGGCAAGAACACCAAACCCGCACCCCACACCGAACACGATCGCAACCACCACCAGGGTCGTGGCGAGTAACGCCATGACAACGATGGCGATGAGCGCCTCAGCGATGAGCGCCCAGATGATCGAGCGCCGCCGCTGGCTCGCAAAGACCTGCGCCATGGAACTCTCCTTAGCGAGTGGAAACCACATCATGGCGAGCGCCATCAACGCACGACTGAGCACAAAAAACCCGATCACAAAGGCAGGAAAGGTCATCGATGACCAGGCGGCGACCCGCACCAGGACCACTACCATGAGCGCCACCACGGCAAAAGCACCTACCGTCGGCTCATCCATGATGGCGAGGCGCCGTTCCCTCGTTACAAAGCCGGCAAGGCCATCGGCGGTATCGGCTACGGCATCGTAGTGTAGCCCTCTCGTCAGCGCCGCATCGACGATGAGCGCCACCACCGCGCCGACCAGCGTTGAACCGGATCGATCGCCAAGCCAGAACCCCACAAAGGCCACACTACCGACGATCAACCCCGTCAGCGGGATCACCACAAGACTGGCTGCGTTGAGCGAGCCTCCGAGAGGCAACAGGGTCATGAAGGCGATAGCCCCCCGTGCTCCTTGGAGCACACGACCCATCACAATCGACCTACAGCGAGGGAACTACTCATGCCCACGGTACCCATCGAGCGCAAGCGGAATCCCTGCCACGACCAGAAAGACACGTGCTGCCTCGCGCGCAAGTGCTTGATTCATCGACCCTAGCGCATCGACAAAGCAACGGCCAGCGGCGGTCATGGGATGGACGGCCAACCCTACCTCCTCGGAGACGATCACCAGCGGCATGCGTCGCACTCGCAGGGTGGCCACGAGTTGCTGCGTCAATATCGCGAGTTCCTGCGCGTCACAGACGTCCAAACGCGATAACCAGGTGCCGATAGAATCGAGCAGCACTGGATGATCATCAAAGGCCAGCAGACGCACTAGATCACGGGGTTCCTCGAGCTCAAGCACGGAGAATCGGGGTCCTCGGCGCCGTTGATGAATCGCGACACGCTCGCTGAACTCTGCATCTGAAGATGCCGCTAGGGTGGCGATGTAGTGCACCGCCGGCTTATCATCGAGGAGCGACTCGGCAAAGGCTGATTTACCGGAGCGCGTACCGCCAAGCACCAAGGTCGTTGGGCTCATCATTGCCTCCTTTGGACGGGGACGATAATGGTTGCAAAGTACCCCACGACGTCTGGAGCTTCACTAAGCGCGAGAACCTGTACGCGCTCAGTTCCCAACTCCATCCCTACCATAGTTCCCTCCAGCCGGCCAGCTCGGATGATCATGGCCCGGATAGCCGCGAAGTTGGCGGACAGCTTGTAGAGGACAAGCACAGACTCCCGGTCCTCAAGCAAGCGTGCAACATGATCGAGTCCCCCAGTCGCTGGCACCAAATGGAGACGTTCGTCGTTGTCAACCAGGTTGGTCGTCGTCAGACTCGCCAACTGGCCAAAGGCGGGGATCCCCGGGATCACTTCCACTACGATTGGCACCTGCTCATGGTGAAGCGACGCCACAAAGAGCGAGAACGTCGAGTAGATGAGTGGATCACCAAGCGTAACAAAGGCAACCGTCGTATTCATGAGCCTTGGGCGCAGATCACGGATCAATGTGCGCGTGACATCCTCCCGCTGTGCGATGCCGGTGGTGCCACCCGTCATCGGCATCGGCACCGAGACCACCTCTCGATCGGGCAACAGATCACGGACGATCCTTTCCGCACGGCCGATCGTTCGGGGCTGGCTCGAAGGAGCGAGAATGAGTTGGGCACTGGTGATGGCCTGCAGCGCCGCGAGCGTCACCAATCCAGGGTCACCCGGTCCGAGCCCCACCCCATAGATCTTCGTCATTCGTCCTGCGTCCACCACCGCAGTTTAGAACCTGCCCGAGACTTCACGGAGATGCAGTGTCGCTGACGTGCGAACCCAATCCGTTGCATCCCCACTCCGTCCATCCCTCCAGTCGGCAAGTGCGCGGGTGAGCAGAGCAAAATTCGGTGTTCCAAGCCCCGTCGCCAGGCTGAAGCGGCCACCCGCCAGGAATCGACCTGGGTGGAGATGCCGAAAATCGTTACCTCCCCGGCGCACCGGGAGGAAGACCCGACCATGATTGGAAAGGCGATAGAGCCAAGGGTTGATGAGTCCGAGTCTTGCGGAGGCATGGGCCTCGACCTCGGCGAGACCAGCTGCGAAGACGGATGCCGCCAGGCTCGTACCCCCCAACAAGGTCCATCCGCCTCTCGGTACATCGATCTCTCCACCAACCGCTATCATCGCGACATCGGGAACAAGCCGGCAACCCGCCCTGAGATGACAGAGTTGGTGGACTCCTCTTACACCAGCGTAGACACCGTGCTGGTAGGGCGGCTCGACAAAGACCCGAGAGAGCCCCCCACCGCTCGCGCCAGCGTAAGTCTGATCATTCCACACCCAAGGTCGAGCGGCGGGGCCTAGTGGGGTGGCAAACTGCTCGCCACCGACCGCAGTCACCATCGGCTGCGAGGCAGGATCGTCGACCGAGAGCCCATCTCCACCCCTCGTGGCGAGACAATCCGATGACCCATCATCACCACTCGCCGCCACTACCGTCTGTCCCTGCAGTGTGGCCTGTGCAAAGGCCAGCTCTTCGATCGTGAGCTGTTGGGGTGGGGTATCGCTCTCGCAGGATCCCCACGTGGTCAGAAGAATGCTGGCGCGGTCCTGACTCACCATGCGCAGGTACAACGCATCAGCATCACCAGCACTCGCGGTATAGACCAGCAGATGTGCCCCAGGAGCGTAGGCGATCAACGTCTCGATGTCAAGTGCCATCTCCTCAAGGTGCGCATAGCTGGTGTTGTCGGAGCCGCCATCGACTGCAACGGTCGCTAGATGTACTGGTTCTCCCAGACAGCGGGCGAAGCGAGCGATACTCTGATCCAACGAGGGTGTCACGCTCCCAAACTCGGCGATCCCGACGGTGACCGGGTGCGGTAGTCGTGCCCGCGACAGGTGATAATACTTCGCAACTACCGCTGGCGAAAAGCCACCGCTCGGCGTGTTCTTTTGACTGAGTCCAGAACAGGTGAGCGATCTGTTCGCTCGCACACCTTTGGGGGTCACCGGGAAGTAACCATTGGCAAAGAGGCCAGTGACCCCATCGACAAGGTCATCGATCGCTTCGGGCAGCTTGGGGTAGGCGTCGGCGACAACGACACTCCTACCCCCCGAAAGATGTACTTGGTCAAAGGCGACCCCGAGGGCAGCTGATGCATCGGCTACCGTACCCGCGACGGGCATCACCAAACCACCAGCCCAAGGAGCTCCCGTCACCAAGCCGTAGTCCTGGAAGTAGTCACTGACAAGGTCTTGCTTGGCCGGTGTCGGAGCATAGCGCTGACCAAATTGCGCAGGGGTAAGGTAGCTTCCTGGTGGCTGCTGCGAGCGGAGCCAGGCAGCGGCGAAGAGCTGACGTTGATCCCGCGGTTTGAGTACGACGTCGAACTGTACCGTCATCGTCCCAGAAGCTCCCCGTTGGTTGAT encodes the following:
- a CDS encoding glycoside hydrolase, with amino-acid sequence MAGAFLASLVVAVVLVLDAGVTLAPVTAVSLDQPRQATVVGAVASSPSHRLVGIGASGAWWSDPAYALGPRDRRRIGQLLYGAHGLALSQFRFNIGGGGVGVTTWWKAPPTWYQPNGTFNFGTDSQAVYFLRQAANAGVHDLVGFVNAAPPAFTSNHQSCGGTLMASAIPAYALELAETVQGIRSHFGIKLSYVSPMNEPVGSQASCHQEGMAVPIDERGPLVVALAADLRRFAPWCHVIADESAFVANGFLANTSKWLSYPGASKAVAALTFHGYDYPDATTLHEVYLLAHHLHHQVWASEICCHTPNGFAYQYDPTMISGIWLADTIYNDLMVAGASAFDWWLALSPDLGCDPASDPTCFGDINALGRNDGLIYFDLNGGAIGDYHLYLTKRYWVLANFSRYLRPGAQLYQVATSDSRIKALAAREGDLEVVVAINRSPEGSPPIPFILEFPNGSPRMVPKYSVETSFTASLRPVANPTVTGSIVATLSQPFSVTTYVFQRMSK
- a CDS encoding CobD/CbiB family cobalamin biosynthesis protein is translated as MARSRYRRPSALVVLGAMVLDELLGDPANRWHPVRWFGIGVDRLEGHVYADSRASGAALWSLALVPSLVLPPLLWSGGRIVEALGLWLTLGGRSLVREAEALAALLEAGDLSGARLRLGNLVGRDTAGLGVEEIARAAIESLAENTTDAVLGPLWWYAVGGLSGALAFRSSNTLDAMVGHQNRRYQNFGYFSAKVDDLAVTPAAILGVIVSWLGAHGEQRRRISRLITLAPQHPSLNAGLIEAAFAGTLGVDLGGVNHYRGRAVSTPRFLGGSPPDVRALRGASRLSRQVAWMSALVAILAIIAGS
- a CDS encoding ferritin-like domain-containing protein; its protein translation is MEISEAELNAKIVELDEIHHDVSLPALQEGAKDWAEEVAQERSQVEARSRLNRRTFLLGVGATVGAGALLAACGSSSSATKVSSSSSAPELSASTLTDLHVAALAASLENLGVYAYTAGINAAKAGKLGAVPPAVVVFAETARAQHKEHGAAWNAILRSAGKSAVTATDPVLTPVVNKDFASVTNTVDLAKLALEIENIAGETYLSAIGVLAQPIAIRTAASIEPVEMQHSAILNFILGTYPVPNAFEPTTLARPTSDYTKL
- a CDS encoding adenosylcobinamide-GDP ribazoletransferase, coding for MGRVLQGARGAIAFMTLLPLGGSLNAASLVVIPLTGLIVGSVAFVGFWLGDRSGSTLVGAVVALIVDAALTRGLHYDAVADTADGLAGFVTRERRLAIMDEPTVGAFAVVALMVVVLVRVAAWSSMTFPAFVIGFFVLSRALMALAMMWFPLAKESSMAQVFASQRRRSIIWALIAEALIAIVVMALLATTLVVVAIVFGVGCGFGVLAFAVRRLGGITGDVVGAVGLVAESGMLLAAAVIRVHG
- a CDS encoding cupredoxin domain-containing protein, whose product is MRQLRVMIFGAIVLLLGGLVLAACGSSAASVGASNLHPGPSASGKSATIVISNFQFIPDEVVVHQGEEIIIHNEDSVGHTFTADNRSFNTGVIPPGHTVHFIIHNKPGTYPFLCLIHQFMTGTLVVVK
- a CDS encoding bifunctional adenosylcobinamide kinase/adenosylcobinamide-phosphate guanylyltransferase, with the protein product MMSPTTLVLGGTRSGKSAFAESLLDDKPAVHYIATLAASSDAEFSERVAIHQRRRGPRFSVLELEEPRDLVRLLAFDDHPVLLDSIGTWLSRLDVCDAQELAILTQQLVATLRVRRMPLVIVSEEVGLAVHPMTAAGRCFVDALGSMNQALAREAARVFLVVAGIPLALDGYRGHE
- a CDS encoding prolyl oligopeptidase family serine peptidase — translated: MQSSSPLRLSDLALRPIPGMTLPSQVAFTPRGTDLYYLAPHTGDRLGLFRFDIANKKEHLVVAAPGGGEAHEAETLEEELRKQRLRQTLGGVGGFQILDDERALVNIGGTFQLVGLPDGAAISGYDFTGLQHLQRCGDDCFVATTGTELVVVFGDGRRERLVVAAGDGMSVGLAEYVAQEELGRMNGLWLDPQGRMLVYTEIDESKVAEHLIVRTDVHPNMVERFRYPMVGATNASVVLCLFDLETRNRTVIKSFDDQSYLANVVWLDRDRVVIASINRAQDRLTRWVYRPSDGSLAELDVEHGDPWINLPEREFAAGGDLVTTSEAKEGQRHLIRLQPDGTRTQIGAVVIRELLGVEGTTALVVATGATPTQEWIYRVDLVSQHFERVAVGYGAATGVLAPDGRSTYVNASSRDRSPVAMLDTPGEEVSIRSTSVPFALVEPEMIELTSATGETLYGAVYLPPPQRREGAPLIVSVYGGPHAQLVVDHFGLTMDLQAQYLAQQGAVVVKLDNRGSYGRGLDFEAHLRGRFGQIELEDQLRGVEYCQRRYRLDPERVGIYGWSYGGYMTLLALTRAPEVFGVGVAGAPVVDFRWYDTAYTERYLGDPIENATGYERSSVLDELEGLRGKLMIIHGMMDENVHFGHTASLLGRANELSKDIELVVLPASRHAPADVASLSRVAKSRTRFLLSNLGLAGELA
- a CDS encoding NTP transferase domain-containing protein encodes the protein MSLRYAMVLAAGKGTRMASERPKPLMKLCGVSMLGHVMRAVLGVDGLERVVVVVGHQADLVERELRGSTPSAAEIVTVRQPEQRGTGDAVSAGLSRLPDLLPGVGGSGSEVVILPSDTPLVRSATLRELAKTHAQAGNAVTILTMEVPDPAGYGRIVRTAKGAVSGIVEDRDLVGDEVEIREVNTGIYLFDLAVLPVAIRRLAPSNSQREYYLTDTIGLLAQAGYQVGVMPVADAHETQGVNDLPQLVEAEEIMRERILARHLKAGVMMVRPETITIDAEVKIGRGSTIWPNTLLLGRTRIGHSAEIGPESSLLDTEVGDGSRLVRVDAAGAVIGASVQAGPYVSIREGATVADYAVVEPFSLLK
- a CDS encoding ferritin-like domain-containing protein is translated as MTKEAFDPRPLNELIEQSSDLQSDSMAQAHQGLAETVELGQELRSRGELDPYEAEAVAEERRSMLRTGLFGAGALAAAGFGAALFSLESTPAFASTPTDVQILQSNASIEVLAINTYKTALTLPYIGGSSANGVIKAFAETTMAQHMQHLSAFNAAVKSLGGTPQNSADPALVPVVKAAVAKITGPEGVVALALELEQAAAETYVKATGVITSSSARTLTASVMGVEAQHAAILLAVQALLKGNAPQLIALPPNAAALPAAAGSIGFPDAFYPTVNARPLMEGAVK